TGTGAATGTCTTCTCCTGGAACCTGTAGGTGTTCTTCGTGGCACGGTCGAGTTTCAAAGTCGAGATGGTTAGTCACGATCCCTTCTCCGAAATCAAGTGTTGAGCCAACTTAATCAATGCCTTTGTAACGATGATGAGATATTCCGCGTCGGCGACCGAAATCTTCACTTGTTCTGGCGGATATGTTTTCTTGAAGTCCTCTATATGAAGGTCTATGGAAGCTTGATCTTTGAAACTTGTCCTTCCTTGCAACCTAGCGAATGCTCTACCCCATCGTTCCTTATAAGCAAAACTACTCTCACCAAGAGAAACCTTCAACGTCTGGTCCAATAAATCTCCAGCATTTCTGCAGTTAGCGCAAATACTCTTCGTATCCCATCTCATCAGAGATTTTTCTGCCAAATCAACGTATGCCCATGCATCTTTCAGCGTTCTTTCTCCCTTTGGAATCTCCACCACGAAGAATTCCCCGAGACCCAACACAGGAGCAATATCATTTATCCAGTCAGATGAAGCAATCTTGGCCTCGAATTTTGTCTCAAAATGCTCAACGCTAAGATAGCCAGCACCTTGTGTGTTTTGAGACGTATTGGACGAAAGTAGAACCAGATTGCCGCGAGGCTGCAGATATCTATCATTTAGGTACGCGTAGAGCAAAAGACTGATGTTGTTTACGTCTGTGCCAAATGTTTTCGACACCTGGCTCTTGAACTGTTCGGATAGAGGCACGCTATCAAAAGGAAATTCAACAACGTACGACATTTGAGTTTTATTCAAAACATAATCAACCAAGACTTTAATATCAATCTTTACGTCGCCTTTTCTGTCGAGTCTCCTACTTTCCTCGATGAAACTTAGCGATTGTCGGTCGAAAATAGCAACGGCGGAAATAACTTGCTCAACCTCTTCGAATTGTTCACCTATGTACCTTATCGCCTGAAGGGATGCGCCGCTGAATGAGACCTCGGGCATGAGCATCGCGATTGTTTTGTCTTGAATTGTAATCGACCCGCTCAGACTCAGAAGCGCTTCTTGGCTTCTGCGGTACCTCACACCAAAAGTGAAGCGTAATGCGGGTTTGAAATAATCGGTAGCCGCCAGTACGGATATGTGTTTTACATTCATCTTAGCACTCCCATAACTCTCTTCCACAATCGGCTTCCATCCATCACTCCTCCAGCACCTCCTCAATCTTCTTCAGTAGCTCTGCCACCTTCTTCTTGGCATTGATTAACTCGACGTTGTGTTGCTTGTTCATGGCGTTGCCATCCTCATTGTTTTTTACGCTCTTTCCGTTTCTTAAGGATGTCACATAGTGTTGAATCCACACTTCTTGCGATTAAAGCTGAGCCCCAGAGCATAAGAAATGCAGAGGCAACCACTACCGTCATCGCCGATAATGCTGCAACACAGTATGAGTTGAAGTGTGAGTTCTTGACAAAGCCTATTGCGCTGTTGGCAAAATAATTGAAACTGAAGACGACTCCCGCGACTACAAGCCCTACGCCAAAGGAGTACTTGATTTTCGGAAGTCCACCGTTTTCGTCTTTACTCGTCACCCCTCCAGCACCTCCTCAATCTTGCTCAGCAGTTCCGCAACCTTCTGCACATACAGCGTTACGATTACAGAGTCAGTTAACGTAATCTTCTGGAACCTGCAGGTGTTCTTTGTAGCACGGTTGAATGCAAGGCCGAGTTGCCAATTCATAGTTTTACTCCTATCTGGTCTTCCCTTCCTTTGTGGCTTCATCGTTGATTACAACCTGTGAAAGAATCTTAGATAGATACTCCATCAGGGAGACCGTCATTCTGAAACCGAGCAATGCGTCCTGATATGTCGACAAATAAATTTCTCTATGGGCACCTATCTGTAGGAATTGATCAACCTTCTTCTGAAGATTCCCAATGCTCTCGATCAGATTCTTCTGTGCGCCTACGATCTCGAAAATCCGCTCATCCTTTGAGGGTCTACCCTTCTCTGAATCCGACTTCTCGTTGATTGCTTTCTTTAGTTCATTCAGTTTGTTATTTAGATAGGGGTCAAACCTATCCCAGGAGGCTCTGAGGTCGGTAAGTATGTCTGAGGCGTCTGATTGCGGCCCGAGCAATAGTTTTTCATTGGCACTCTGAACCTTCTCAAAAACAGTGCTAAATCCTTCTAACTTAGGTCTCTCAATTTCCACAATCCATTTTTCTCCATAGCCAATATCAGCCAGAAATTTTGTCCATTTAGTTTGCGAAAATGACCACAAACCACCGAGTTGCAACGTTCCTGATGGATTTGGAGAGCCTGATCCTTGCCTTGTGTTGTCTGCACGAACTTCCTCATAGAAGCCCGTCAATTGTAGGTAGATGTCTATATCATCTGTCCTCTTTGACTCAATAAAATTAATAGCCTCCTGATTCAAGTAAAGATAGTAGCGCACTTGAGCTGACATTGTTGGTGTAATTTCTTGAAAACACAAAGATGAACTGCTTATAGTTACGCCACCAAAGCTGATTTCTAGGATGGAAGGTTTGATCCTATATGTGGTTCTTATTTGCATATTTGGTTGTTGTTGGAAAGTTCCATAATCGACCGAAATATTCAATTCCAACTCGACAACACAAAATGGAAGTCGGCTCCTAACTATCAGTTTTGGGTCGCCCTGTATCAATATCTTTCCATTATTTCCCACACCCTGCTCTGAATGAAATGGCATTTATTGTATGCCTCCACGTCTTGTCTGCTTAATGTCACTGATGTAGTTATCTTTCGTCACCCCTCCAGCACCTCCTCAATCTTCTTCAGGAGCTCAGCGACCCTCTTGCCCTTGGGGGTGAGCGAAATCATGTTGCGGGCAGGATAGGAGGAATTGTCGATGCGTTGGGTTATCAAACCAAGTTCCTTTAATTCTGAGATTGAACGTACTAGCTGATTGTTTGGAATGTCATAATCACCCAATATCTTTGTGAAATATGACTCCCCTTCAAGAAGATGATAAAGTAGTCTCAAAATTCCCGACTGCCGTTCGAGTTTCTTCAAACCTGACGCCCCGGCTTTCATCAGACCAACATCGGGTAGCTATCGGATAAGTTATAAGATTGTAATCGCTATTCGATACTGATATATACTTCGTCTATTATTA
This genomic interval from Candidatus Sysuiplasma jiujiangense contains the following:
- a CDS encoding winged helix-turn-helix transcriptional regulator, with amino-acid sequence MKAGASGLKKLERQSGILRLLYHLLEGESYFTKILGDYDIPNNQLVRSISELKELGLITQRIDNSSYPARNMISLTPKGKRVAELLKKIEEVLEG